GGTGGCCTTTCTAGTTTTCCTGATTGTAATTGCAAGGTTTATTGCAATTTCTGGCCGTGCTTCCAAATTTATGATGAAACCAACAAATTCCAGCACTGGGGTCGAATCTTCGTGAACTAGAATGGCTTCTCGAAAATCTTCCACGAGCTGGACTTCGGGATTGTCTTCTCCATTTTGTTCTGGTATCCTGGAGATCTTTGACCGATTTAGAGAGCTCTTCGATTTGCCTTCGAAGTGTGTGGCAGTCCTTGCATCCGCTATTCGGGCCTTCGACCAAGTGGATGGATGGCGAGTCAGTAACTTCCAAGACCTTGTCTACCACCTTTGCAAGAGCATCTAAATCACCGGTGCTGACAGCTAGGATTTGCTGTACAGCTGTGGGCAAGCGTTGTAACCATAAATTTTTCAGAAGGTCTTCTGGTACCTTAGAAGAGAGGTCTCGCATCTTGCACAGGAGTTGAGTCAGACGATCGTCCCCAAGTTGCAGCTCTTGTAGAAGCAATTTAAGCCGGTGAGTCTCTGAATCTGCAAATTGCTCAATCAGGCGCTCCTTTAAAACTTCATACATTAGTTTCTCAGGTGGGTTCAAAATTATGTCACTGACTTGTGCTATCACATCTGTTTCAATGGCAGCTACAACATGATGGTACTTGGTTTTGTCTTTTGTAATTCTAGCAATGGCGAACTGGCTTTCAATCTGTGCAAAATATAATTTGGGATTCTGTTTCCAAAATGGTGGTGCCTTGAACGACACTTTAGCAACGACAGGACTTGAATCGTCATTTGTTGAAGGATTAGTCGTTAGAGAAACAAACAGATGCTCGCTAGTCATCTTGATGAGTTTCTTCTATCCGGGTCACCACTTTAGAGGTatgagacgcgtgaggatagaatctgggaccttttggttagcagtccagtatcaaaccgattttaccaaaacatcTGTCCGGGTAGAAGCGCtattactggcttatatgcaattcaccacagtcctctccctccagtgagtcgaaggggagacgaacgatacggatgctgagtggtgatgtattgagttattattagtagtagctgttgtcttaatgggccggtacccagtttgaatagcgccaagcgttatggcgagcgtgtgtgggtgctgatgcgccaagtgtgtctggcgactttggggttgctgcgtcacgtgagtctgacgactttgctgcgCCAACTGAGTCTGGtgactttagttgcgggtagatggcgccacgacaGCTGTACGAAGATTGAAGGCTCAGCGTCCGAGATCACCAATTTAGAGGTatgagacgcgtgaggatagaacctgggaccttttggttagcagtccagtatcaaaccgattttgccaaaacaTCTCTCCGGGtggaagcgctgttactggcttatatgcaattcaccacaaggTTATGGATGCCAAAgcgaataatatttacaaaatgttgaTCTTTGgcaggaatttagcatttttactgaatccagcGTCCAATGTTTGGCATTTTTCATGGATATTAAAAATGCGGATATTAACGATGGAACCATTTAACGAAGAAGTCGAAAATTTTACTTCGTATTTAGATTACCTGATGTTGGAATTCCTGGTTTAGCCATAAAATGATATAACCCTTATGCGCATGAGCACACATTGGTGACGTCAAGAAAAAAATCCCATGATCCCACAGAAACAGCAGTAAGTTTCAGCTTTTGTTAGTGCCGGCATCC
The window above is part of the Argiope bruennichi chromosome 7, qqArgBrue1.1, whole genome shotgun sequence genome. Proteins encoded here:
- the LOC129975371 gene encoding uncharacterized protein LOC129975371, producing MTSEHLFVSLTTNPSTNDDSSPVVAKVSFKAPPFWKQNPKLYFAQIESQFAIARITKDKTKYHHVVAAIETDVIAQVSDIILNPPEKLMYEVLKERLIEQFADSETHRLKLLLQELQLGDDRLTQLLCKMRDLSSKVPEDLLKNLWLQRLPTAVQQILAVSTGDLDALAKVVDKVLEVTDSPSIHLVEGPNSGCKDCHTLRRQIEELSKSVKDLQDTRTKWRRQSRSPARGRFSRSHSSSRRFDPSAGICWFHHKFGSTARNCNKPCNYNQEN